In a genomic window of Gemmatimonadota bacterium:
- a CDS encoding response regulator, which produces MIEPAVELLLVEDDPGDAELILLFLAEEGVTKVRHVHDGEEALEFLRGPGAHAGRVAASLPRVIFLDLKLPKVSGLEVLLALREDPRTARIPVVMLTSSGLEQDVGTAYRLGANSFVQKPVDFERFRETIRLMARYWLGVNERPPGREYGGT; this is translated from the coding sequence ATGATCGAGCCGGCCGTCGAGCTCCTCCTCGTCGAGGACGATCCCGGCGACGCCGAACTCATCCTCCTCTTCCTCGCCGAGGAGGGGGTAACCAAGGTGCGCCATGTGCATGATGGGGAAGAAGCGCTGGAGTTTCTTCGCGGCCCCGGCGCGCACGCCGGCCGAGTCGCGGCCTCCCTGCCAAGGGTGATTTTTCTCGACCTGAAGCTCCCCAAAGTCAGCGGACTGGAGGTGCTCCTGGCGTTGCGCGAGGACCCGCGGACGGCGCGGATCCCCGTGGTCATGCTCACCTCATCGGGGCTCGAGCAGGATGTCGGGACGGCATACCGCCTGGGCGCCAACAGCTTCGTGCAGAAACCCGTAGACTTTGAACGGTTTCGTGAGACGATCCGCCTCATGGCGCGATATTGGCTCGGAGTGAACGAGCGCCCTCCGGGCCGGGAATACGGGGGCACCTGA
- a CDS encoding response regulator yields the protein MAGPKRGHRERLRVLIVEHDEADAEICVHVLQDSGFEVEAEVAGTFEELREAIGGKSFDVLLSDFRLPGWNGMEAFREIRSWGVTTPFILVTGTLGDEQAVECIKQGVADYVAKDHMARLPLAVRRVLAEDRARRYQEHTSEQIRVLTLALDQSPAAVFITDLAGRIQWVNRRFAESSGFTAEEAIGRTPRLLRSGEVPPGVYDDLWKSALAGHPWRGEIRNRRKSGELYWDSTTITPIRDTSGRVTHFLATQEDVTARKEAVKALEESEARFRKLIEATFDAVVITEAGVIIAANEGLATLVGRPLSELIGQPALDLVDVADRPASATRLSDGFEGRTEFSVTLADGRRLLLEATARLHEFEGRQVRISAYRDISGVRLLEDQLRQAQKMEAVGRLAGGVAHDFNNLLTVIASYADLLMEDLGSSDPRHQDLEQIRKAADGAASLTRQLLAFSRQQVIEPRVVTLEEVVGGAEKLLRRVVGEDVEFVTLMNPGGTSVLIDPGQLEQVIMNLAVNSRDAMPKGGSITIETRRVELSNDDVGNRNPVTPGWYGLLSVSDTGVGMDAATQERIFEPFFTTKAVGKGTGLGLATVYGIVKQNAGFIWVYSEPDRGAAFKIYLPLAGEVDEEHGAPAMAPPPEGRGETILLVEDAPGVREVARQILARLGYEVMEAPNGVVALSIAQRRKKPIHLLLTDVVMPEMSGPELAKRFEPLFPSARVLFMSGYTDDSVVRHGVIAPGVAYLQKPFSPATLARKVREILD from the coding sequence ATGGCCGGGCCCAAGCGAGGTCACCGCGAGCGCCTCCGCGTCCTCATCGTCGAACACGACGAAGCGGACGCCGAGATCTGCGTTCACGTGCTCCAGGATTCGGGATTCGAGGTCGAGGCGGAAGTGGCGGGCACGTTCGAGGAGCTTCGAGAGGCCATCGGAGGCAAGTCTTTCGACGTCCTTCTCTCGGACTTCCGCCTTCCGGGGTGGAATGGGATGGAAGCCTTCCGGGAGATTCGCTCCTGGGGAGTCACGACCCCCTTCATACTCGTGACCGGCACGCTCGGGGACGAGCAGGCCGTCGAGTGCATCAAACAGGGGGTGGCGGACTATGTGGCGAAGGACCACATGGCTCGACTCCCACTGGCGGTCCGCCGCGTCCTCGCGGAAGACCGTGCGCGTCGGTATCAGGAACACACCTCCGAGCAGATCCGCGTCCTGACTCTCGCCCTGGACCAGAGCCCAGCGGCGGTCTTTATAACCGATTTGGCCGGACGGATCCAGTGGGTGAACCGCCGATTCGCCGAGTCGAGCGGCTTTACCGCGGAAGAGGCCATCGGGCGGACCCCCCGGCTTCTCCGATCGGGTGAAGTCCCCCCCGGCGTCTACGACGACCTCTGGAAATCCGCTTTGGCGGGACACCCGTGGCGGGGTGAGATCCGGAATCGCCGAAAGAGCGGAGAGCTTTATTGGGACTCTACGACGATCACACCGATTCGGGACACGTCGGGACGGGTCACGCACTTCCTCGCCACCCAGGAGGATGTCACCGCTCGCAAGGAAGCCGTGAAGGCGCTGGAGGAGAGTGAGGCGCGGTTTCGAAAGCTCATCGAAGCCACCTTCGACGCCGTCGTGATCACAGAGGCCGGGGTCATCATTGCCGCGAACGAAGGACTCGCGACGTTGGTCGGACGCCCGTTGTCGGAGCTGATCGGCCAGCCCGCGCTCGACCTCGTGGATGTGGCCGACCGCCCGGCTTCCGCGACACGTCTCTCCGACGGCTTCGAGGGCCGCACCGAGTTCTCCGTGACGCTTGCGGATGGCCGTCGGTTGTTGTTGGAGGCTACAGCGCGCCTCCACGAGTTCGAGGGGCGGCAGGTCCGGATCTCCGCGTATCGCGACATAAGCGGCGTTCGCCTCCTGGAAGACCAGCTCAGACAGGCGCAGAAAATGGAGGCGGTAGGGCGGCTGGCCGGAGGTGTTGCGCACGACTTCAATAACCTCCTGACCGTGATCGCGAGCTACGCCGACCTCTTGATGGAAGACCTAGGCTCATCCGATCCCCGGCACCAAGACCTCGAACAGATTCGTAAGGCGGCCGACGGAGCCGCATCGCTGACCCGCCAGCTCCTCGCATTCAGCCGCCAGCAAGTCATCGAGCCGCGTGTGGTGACGCTGGAGGAAGTCGTCGGCGGGGCCGAAAAGCTCCTGCGACGCGTGGTGGGGGAGGACGTGGAGTTCGTGACCCTGATGAACCCGGGTGGAACGAGCGTCCTGATTGACCCCGGCCAACTCGAGCAGGTCATCATGAACCTCGCCGTGAACTCCCGCGACGCGATGCCGAAGGGCGGCTCCATTACGATCGAAACTCGGCGGGTGGAGCTGAGCAATGACGACGTGGGGAACCGCAATCCTGTGACTCCTGGATGGTACGGGCTCCTCTCTGTGAGTGACACAGGCGTTGGAATGGACGCCGCGACACAGGAGCGGATATTCGAACCCTTCTTCACCACCAAAGCCGTCGGCAAGGGGACTGGACTCGGACTCGCCACGGTATACGGGATCGTCAAGCAAAACGCGGGCTTCATCTGGGTTTACAGCGAACCGGATCGGGGGGCGGCGTTCAAGATCTACCTTCCCCTCGCCGGTGAAGTGGACGAGGAGCACGGGGCGCCGGCGATGGCGCCTCCCCCAGAGGGTCGGGGCGAGACGATTCTCCTCGTGGAGGACGCCCCTGGCGTACGCGAAGTGGCCCGGCAGATTCTGGCGCGGCTGGGTTACGAGGTGATGGAGGCGCCCAATGGAGTCGTGGCGCTGAGCATCGCGCAGCGCCGCAAGAAGCCCATCCATCTCCTGCTCACGGACGTGGTGATGCCAGAGATGAGCGGTCCCGAGCTAGCCAAGCGCTTCGAACCTCTCTTCCCCTCGGCGAGGGTGCTCTTCATGTCCGGGTACACGGACGATTCCGTCGTCCGGCATGGGGTAATCGCTCCCGGCGTCGCGTACTTGCAGAAACCGTTCAGCCCAGCCACTCTCGCGAGAAAGGTCCGCGAGATTCTCGACTAA
- the ppdK gene encoding pyruvate, phosphate dikinase: MAKKWVYLYSELAEAESTAGDWEGVRTLLGGKGANLAEMTRIGVPVPPGFTVTTEACIAYLTDQGRFPTDIWDQEIDALRRIEEMTGKEFGNPERPLLVSCRSGAKFSMPGMMDTVLNLGMNDKVARGMVQLTGDPRFVYDSFRRLVQMFGTVVRGMEDEIFEKEIERRKAQAGVSTDSDLGAEDWKALAQRFQELVRAHTRAPFPQDPIEQLRAATEAVFESWNTKRATDYRNASGIPHDLGTGVNIVTMVFGNMGDNSGTGVVMSRNPSTGEPGLHGDFLINAQGEDVVAGTRKTLDISAMAERFPEPYAELCAIADKLERHYRNMQDLEFTIEDGRLWLLQTRNGKRTAQAEVRIAVNMVDEGLLERQEAVLRVSPTQVDFYLHPQFDEEARGRAQVLARGLNVSPGAAVGVVAFDADTAERWAKEEGKDVIMVRPETKPDDVHGMLAANGIVTSRGGRTSHAALVARQFGKPAVVGIETLEIDLDNREARSGDTTIREGDAISIDGTRGEVYLGALPTVVPDLGDPWLSRLLEWADEYRTLQVWANADYPEDARRARSMGAEGIGLCRTEHMFFEENRLPVMREMIMARGTAERQEALDRLLPLQRSDFEGLYRAMDGLPVVVRLLDPPLHEFLPSHQELLRELAELKVKLHHLGSLREIDETLEEIRAKQDFLSRTEDLLESNPMLGTRGVRLAMLMPELTRMQTRAIFQAAAQCTREGVDVQVEVMIPLVSHVNELKAQRDVVQLEASAVMEEEKMEIPYKLGTMIEIPRAALTADSIAEVAEFFSFGTNDLTQTVYGISRDDAESGFLIHYIQTQVLPDNPFATLDVDGVGRIMETAVRLGRATRPDLEIGICGEHGGDPKSVEYCHNIGLNYVSCSPFRVPVARLAAAQAAVKTIGWTPMPAAPRDATGPRVESSGRGEPEKART; encoded by the coding sequence ATGGCGAAGAAGTGGGTTTACCTGTATTCGGAGCTCGCCGAGGCGGAATCCACCGCGGGAGACTGGGAAGGGGTCCGGACCCTCCTCGGCGGCAAGGGCGCGAATCTGGCGGAGATGACGCGGATCGGCGTCCCCGTCCCTCCCGGGTTCACCGTGACCACCGAGGCGTGTATCGCCTACCTGACGGATCAGGGCCGATTCCCCACGGACATCTGGGACCAGGAGATTGACGCGCTCCGCCGGATCGAGGAGATGACGGGGAAGGAATTCGGAAACCCGGAACGCCCCCTCCTCGTCTCCTGCCGCTCCGGAGCGAAGTTTTCCATGCCGGGGATGATGGACACGGTCTTAAACCTCGGGATGAACGACAAGGTCGCCCGCGGAATGGTCCAGCTCACCGGCGACCCGCGCTTCGTCTACGACTCCTTCCGCCGGCTCGTCCAGATGTTCGGGACCGTCGTCCGCGGGATGGAAGACGAGATCTTCGAGAAGGAAATCGAGCGGCGAAAGGCGCAAGCGGGAGTCTCCACGGACTCCGATCTCGGCGCTGAGGATTGGAAGGCCCTCGCCCAGCGGTTCCAGGAGCTGGTGCGCGCGCACACCCGCGCACCCTTCCCCCAGGACCCCATCGAACAGCTCCGCGCCGCCACGGAGGCGGTCTTCGAGTCGTGGAATACCAAGCGGGCCACCGACTACCGGAACGCGTCCGGGATCCCACACGACCTCGGGACCGGGGTCAATATCGTGACGATGGTCTTCGGAAACATGGGAGACAATTCGGGAACGGGCGTCGTGATGAGCCGGAATCCTTCGACGGGCGAGCCGGGATTGCACGGCGACTTCCTGATCAACGCCCAGGGGGAAGATGTCGTGGCCGGAACGCGGAAGACGCTGGACATCAGCGCGATGGCCGAACGTTTCCCGGAACCCTACGCAGAGCTCTGCGCGATCGCGGATAAGCTGGAACGGCACTACCGGAACATGCAGGACCTGGAGTTCACGATCGAAGACGGTCGGCTCTGGCTCCTCCAGACCCGGAACGGGAAACGCACGGCCCAGGCCGAGGTTCGGATCGCCGTGAACATGGTGGACGAAGGCCTGCTCGAGCGGCAGGAAGCCGTGCTTCGCGTGAGCCCCACCCAGGTGGACTTCTACCTCCATCCGCAGTTCGACGAAGAGGCCCGCGGCCGGGCGCAAGTTCTGGCACGCGGCCTCAACGTCTCGCCGGGCGCGGCGGTCGGCGTCGTCGCGTTCGACGCGGACACGGCCGAGCGGTGGGCGAAGGAAGAGGGCAAAGACGTCATCATGGTCCGTCCCGAAACGAAGCCCGACGACGTCCATGGGATGCTCGCCGCGAACGGAATCGTCACGAGCCGGGGGGGACGTACCAGCCACGCGGCCCTCGTCGCCCGCCAGTTCGGAAAACCGGCGGTGGTCGGGATCGAGACCCTCGAGATCGACCTGGACAATCGGGAAGCCCGGTCCGGCGACACGACCATCCGCGAGGGGGATGCGATCTCCATAGACGGGACGCGGGGCGAAGTTTACCTGGGTGCGCTCCCCACCGTTGTGCCGGATCTCGGGGACCCCTGGCTCAGTCGTCTTCTCGAATGGGCCGACGAATACAGGACACTTCAGGTCTGGGCCAACGCGGATTACCCTGAGGACGCGCGCCGAGCGCGCTCGATGGGAGCAGAGGGAATCGGGCTCTGCCGGACCGAGCACATGTTCTTCGAGGAAAATCGCCTCCCCGTCATGCGTGAGATGATCATGGCGCGGGGTACGGCAGAACGGCAGGAGGCACTGGACCGTCTCCTCCCCCTCCAACGCTCGGACTTCGAGGGGCTTTATCGCGCGATGGACGGGCTTCCGGTCGTGGTCAGACTCCTCGACCCACCCCTGCACGAGTTTCTCCCGAGCCATCAGGAGCTCCTCCGCGAGCTCGCTGAGCTCAAAGTGAAGCTCCATCATCTCGGAAGCCTTCGGGAGATCGACGAGACGCTGGAGGAGATCCGCGCGAAGCAGGACTTCCTCTCGCGGACCGAAGACCTCCTCGAGTCGAATCCGATGCTGGGAACCCGGGGCGTCCGGCTTGCCATGCTGATGCCGGAGCTCACGCGGATGCAGACGCGGGCCATCTTCCAGGCTGCGGCGCAGTGCACGCGTGAGGGGGTGGACGTACAGGTCGAGGTGATGATTCCCCTCGTCTCGCACGTGAACGAGCTCAAGGCGCAGAGGGACGTGGTGCAGCTGGAGGCGTCGGCGGTGATGGAGGAGGAGAAGATGGAAATCCCCTATAAGCTCGGGACGATGATCGAGATCCCCCGGGCAGCGCTCACGGCGGACTCCATCGCCGAGGTCGCCGAGTTTTTCTCCTTCGGCACGAACGACCTCACGCAGACGGTTTACGGAATTTCCCGCGACGACGCCGAGTCTGGTTTCCTGATCCACTACATCCAGACGCAGGTCCTCCCCGACAACCCCTTCGCGACGCTGGATGTGGATGGTGTGGGCCGGATCATGGAGACGGCCGTCAGACTCGGGCGCGCGACCCGGCCCGATCTCGAAATCGGGATCTGTGGCGAGCACGGGGGCGACCCGAAGTCCGTGGAATACTGCCACAACATCGGGCTGAATTACGTGAGTTGCTCTCCCTTCCGCGTCCCCGTCGCGCGCCTCGCCGCGGCTCAGGCGGCGGTCAAGACCATCGGGTGGACGCCGATGCCGGCGGCCCCGAGGGATGCAACGGGCCCCCGCGTGGAGTCGAGCGGGCGTGGGGAGCCGGAGAAGGCGAGGACCTGA
- a CDS encoding Fe(3+) ABC transporter substrate-binding protein — protein sequence MLFDRFSELTGIEVRVVTASADELITRLEREGEASPADLLITVDAGRLHRAKELGLLQPVESEVLTETVPAHLRDSEGYWFGLTQRARILAYALDRVSPDELSTYEDLADPRWRGRVLVRSSENIYNVSLLASMIAANGLEASEAWAAGVAANFARPPQGGDTEQITDAAAGVGDVAIVNTYYVGRLLDDPDPANRALAERIGVFFPNQDGRGTHVNVSGAGVTTHAPNPENALALLEFFVSEEAQRIFAEANFEYPVREGVAWAPVLEEWGMFRADTLSLDVLGELNNEAVMAFDRAGWP from the coding sequence ATGCTCTTCGACCGGTTCAGCGAGCTGACCGGAATCGAAGTGCGCGTCGTGACCGCGTCCGCCGATGAGCTAATTACGCGGCTCGAGCGAGAGGGAGAGGCCTCGCCGGCGGACCTTCTCATCACGGTGGATGCGGGCCGCCTCCATCGAGCCAAGGAGCTCGGGCTACTTCAGCCCGTCGAGTCCGAGGTCCTCACCGAGACGGTTCCAGCCCACCTTCGCGACTCCGAGGGATATTGGTTCGGGCTTACCCAGCGGGCGCGCATCCTCGCGTACGCTCTCGATCGGGTGAGTCCGGACGAGCTTTCGACGTACGAGGACCTCGCCGACCCACGCTGGCGGGGGCGCGTGCTCGTCCGCAGCTCGGAAAACATCTACAACGTCTCGCTCCTGGCTTCGATGATCGCGGCCAATGGACTGGAGGCATCCGAAGCGTGGGCCGCCGGCGTTGCGGCGAACTTTGCGCGCCCGCCGCAGGGTGGAGATACGGAGCAGATTACGGACGCCGCCGCCGGTGTCGGCGACGTGGCGATCGTCAACACCTACTACGTCGGCCGCCTCCTCGACGACCCCGATCCCGCGAACCGGGCTCTTGCCGAGCGGATCGGCGTCTTTTTCCCGAACCAGGACGGAAGGGGCACCCACGTCAATGTGAGTGGCGCCGGCGTCACGACGCACGCTCCCAATCCTGAGAACGCGCTCGCCCTCCTCGAATTTTTCGTCAGCGAAGAAGCGCAGCGGATTTTCGCCGAGGCGAACTTCGAGTACCCGGTCCGGGAGGGGGTGGCGTGGGCACCGGTCCTCGAGGAGTGGGGCATGTTCCGAGCGGATACGCTGAGCCTCGACGTGCTCGGCGAGCTCAACAACGAAGCGGTGATGGCCTTCGATCGTGCCGGATGGCCCTGA
- a CDS encoding TonB-dependent receptor translates to MRPLILAATFLFATFPLGAQQTSRLVGQVVSSDRGAPLSSVIVQVEGTGVRGSSDAHGGFALSGIPVGPARVSFSRLGYAPVTLELDVTAAGIRDLRVEMARGEVALDPLVVLMTRTRLVGDPLVMGSAPGSAHFLSRADLRIQPLLFDDIHATLRRIPGVNIQDEEGFGLRPNIGLRGTGAERSSKVTLMEDGILVAPAPYSAPAAYYVPTMGRMEGVEVRKGSSQIRYGPWTTGGAINLVSRSIPERLAWEAELSGGAYGSFKGRGGIGGATDHFGAWIETYQVATDGFKELQGGGDTGYRLEDYLARLRANTRRDAPTYQEVELKVGRVEQASDETYLGITDGDFQATPLLRYAGSRLDLMETEHDQLQLRHFLTTSSGFDLTTTLYQNTFARNWYKLQSVGGRSLNAVLDDPEQFPAELAILNGGDSGDNALRIRANNREYLARGIQTVLGVRANALGARHQLELGVRIHEDEEDRFHWEDGYRMTDGVMTLTNPGIHGAQTNRVVDARAIAMYIQDEVRAGRVTLTPGLRYETIDFTDTNWGAQDLERTGPGTVRENSVEAWVPGLGASYEVSPSTHVFGGVHRGFGPPGPGADEETRPESSASWEIGTRYRRGSKGLDLVGFYSHYSNILGAETLASGTPGTGDLFNGGKVVARGIEAAGELDLADGRLTGLRVPLRVTYTFTQAEFRNDFASAFEPWGTVEVGDELPYNPKHQFHGTLGVRGDLWGITLGAEGTGESRTVAGQGEIPSNERTDAHLVFSISGELQIPGMATVFAGIQNLADASYAVSRRPAGLRPGLPRTIQAGVRIGR, encoded by the coding sequence ATGCGCCCGCTGATCCTCGCCGCCACTTTCCTGTTCGCGACTTTTCCCTTAGGCGCACAGCAAACCTCCCGTCTCGTTGGTCAGGTCGTGAGCTCCGACCGGGGGGCTCCACTTTCCTCCGTGATCGTCCAGGTCGAGGGGACGGGGGTGCGCGGAAGCTCCGACGCGCACGGTGGATTCGCCCTCTCCGGCATTCCGGTGGGGCCGGCCCGGGTGAGCTTTTCGCGGCTCGGATACGCTCCGGTCACCCTCGAGCTCGACGTGACCGCCGCGGGAATCCGCGATCTCCGCGTCGAGATGGCGCGCGGTGAGGTCGCTCTCGACCCACTCGTCGTTCTGATGACGCGAACCCGGCTCGTCGGCGATCCGCTCGTGATGGGTAGCGCGCCGGGATCGGCTCATTTCCTCAGCCGCGCCGATCTTCGGATCCAGCCCCTCCTCTTCGACGATATCCACGCGACTCTCCGGCGCATCCCCGGAGTGAACATCCAGGACGAAGAAGGATTCGGCCTGCGCCCCAATATCGGACTCCGCGGCACGGGCGCGGAGCGAAGCTCGAAGGTCACCCTGATGGAGGACGGCATACTCGTGGCCCCCGCTCCGTATTCGGCGCCGGCGGCCTATTACGTGCCGACGATGGGCCGCATGGAGGGGGTGGAGGTCCGAAAGGGATCGAGCCAGATCCGCTATGGACCGTGGACCACGGGGGGCGCGATCAATCTCGTATCGCGCTCGATCCCCGAGCGTCTCGCCTGGGAGGCGGAGCTCTCGGGCGGCGCCTACGGGTCCTTCAAGGGGCGGGGAGGGATCGGCGGCGCCACCGACCATTTCGGCGCATGGATCGAGACGTACCAAGTCGCCACGGACGGATTCAAGGAGCTCCAGGGGGGTGGCGACACCGGATACCGCCTCGAGGACTACCTGGCTCGCCTTCGCGCGAACACGCGGCGGGACGCCCCCACGTATCAGGAAGTGGAGCTCAAGGTGGGACGTGTCGAACAGGCATCGGACGAAACGTACCTTGGAATCACCGATGGGGACTTTCAGGCGACGCCCTTGCTCCGATACGCAGGGTCACGACTCGACCTGATGGAAACCGAGCACGACCAGCTTCAACTCCGGCACTTCCTCACGACCTCTTCAGGGTTCGATCTGACCACCACCCTGTACCAAAACACTTTCGCGCGGAACTGGTACAAGCTGCAAAGCGTTGGAGGCAGGTCGCTCAACGCGGTCCTCGACGACCCCGAGCAGTTTCCCGCTGAGCTCGCGATCCTCAACGGGGGTGACAGCGGCGACAACGCGCTTCGGATCCGCGCGAACAACCGCGAGTACCTGGCACGCGGAATCCAGACCGTCCTGGGCGTGCGGGCCAACGCTCTCGGTGCCCGCCACCAGCTCGAGCTCGGCGTGAGGATCCACGAGGACGAGGAGGACCGCTTCCATTGGGAGGACGGTTACCGCATGACCGACGGGGTCATGACGTTGACGAATCCCGGGATCCATGGAGCGCAGACGAATCGGGTGGTGGACGCGCGGGCGATCGCCATGTACATCCAGGACGAGGTCCGGGCCGGACGCGTCACCCTGACCCCGGGGCTCCGATACGAGACGATCGACTTCACGGACACGAACTGGGGCGCGCAGGATCTGGAGCGCACGGGACCGGGAACCGTGCGCGAGAACTCGGTGGAAGCCTGGGTTCCCGGCCTCGGCGCATCCTACGAAGTCTCCCCCTCCACGCACGTCTTCGGAGGGGTGCATCGCGGCTTCGGGCCTCCCGGACCGGGTGCGGACGAGGAGACCCGGCCCGAATCGAGCGCGAGCTGGGAGATCGGAACCCGGTACCGCCGCGGCTCGAAGGGACTCGACCTGGTGGGATTCTACAGCCATTACTCGAACATCCTCGGAGCGGAGACCCTAGCGAGCGGGACTCCGGGCACGGGCGACCTCTTCAATGGAGGAAAGGTCGTTGCGCGCGGGATCGAGGCGGCCGGGGAATTGGATCTTGCGGACGGCCGCCTCACCGGCCTCCGGGTTCCCCTCCGGGTCACCTATACCTTCACGCAGGCCGAGTTCCGAAACGACTTCGCGAGCGCCTTCGAGCCCTGGGGCACCGTCGAGGTCGGAGACGAGCTCCCCTACAATCCGAAGCACCAGTTCCACGGGACACTCGGCGTGCGGGGAGACCTCTGGGGGATCACACTCGGAGCCGAGGGAACCGGTGAGAGTCGCACGGTGGCCGGTCAGGGCGAGATTCCCTCGAACGAGCGCACCGACGCGCACCTGGTCTTCTCGATTTCCGGGGAGCTCCAGATCCCGGGGATGGCCACGGTCTTTGCGGGGATCCAGAATCTGGCCGACGCGAGCTACGCGGTCTCGCGGCGCCCCGCGGGGCTTCGGCCGGGACTCCCGCGCACGATTCAGGCGGGGGTCAGGATCGGCAGGTAG